ATCCACAAATAAAAAATTTTTGGGCGGATTCGCGGCTAATTTTTTTCCGTTTCTATTTCAACACGCGCCTTTAGCCATTTGTTGTAGCCCAGCACCACCAGCCAACCGATTAGGAATCCCAGAACAGCGCCCGTCATGACGTCGAATGGATAATGAACCCCTACGTACACGCGGGAATAGGCAATGATCCCGGCCAGTGTGTAAAGATACCACCGGTATTTGGGATAGAACCCGCCAAAAAGAGCGGCTGCTGCCATGCTGTTGGTGGCGTGTGCGATGACGGAAAAGAAAAGCTCCCGGAACACCCCACCAGCAAGCGAACCGTTTCAACCACATGGCAGGGTCGTATGCGATGAACAAGCGGCTTTATTACAAAACTGCTCATCTGGTCACTGAGGGTAATGGTCAAAATCAACAAAAGGGCGGCTGCCCGCCCTTTTTTCCCTCCCCAAACCATCAACGCAATCCAGATGAGCAGGATAGGTAACTTCCAATTGTTTAAATTGGTCAGACGAGGCATTAACCAATCCAGAACCGGATTGGTCAATGTTTGGTTAAAAAGATTAAAAAGAAGTGTATCCAAATGAACCAGAAATTCAAGCACGATTTTTTCGCCTGCAAAAGTTTAAAGTCCGTTTATTCCACCTTATTCAGACGGGATATTGAGTTCCTTGCGATAATAAGCAATCACATTTTCAAGGATTTCATCCAGCGAATGGTGAGGTTCGTATCCGATGTAAGACTTAA
Above is a genomic segment from Calditrichota bacterium containing:
- a CDS encoding phosphatase PAP2 family protein, with protein sequence MFRELFFSVIAHATNSMAAAALFGGFYPKYRWYLYTLAGIIAYSRVYVGVHYPFDVMTGAVLGFLIGWLVVLGYNKWLKARVEIETEKN